One genomic segment of Terriglobales bacterium includes these proteins:
- a CDS encoding TonB family protein has translation MDHTRNPLLAPLAAPPARTRQFGASLLSHVAVLMVLALIPITHPEVVPRRSNSTYLVMPLLTEYQPPKHVPEAPTVKLPPAPRAPETFARLQPPPLPRRVEREVEPPKIAPAKFDPKIVPPVAVQPKPVREVKTGLLSQGSSAPPTVKAPVSKVQTGGFGDENGVNGEGRRDARLVVAHLGSPDLPFGGRGYGNGSGDARGVRGTVASAGFGNGVATSVTGGNARQVQAGGFGDGAAVGSAPARRMQREAGDVKPVEIISKPRPVYTAEARQLKIEGEVLLDVTFGADGTLRVQRVDRGLGHGLDEAAIRAAQQIRFRPARRDGQPFDTVAVLHIVFELAY, from the coding sequence ATGGATCACACGCGCAATCCGCTGCTTGCTCCCTTGGCCGCCCCCCCGGCCCGCACCCGGCAATTCGGCGCCAGCTTGCTCTCGCATGTGGCTGTGCTGATGGTTTTGGCGCTTATCCCTATCACCCATCCCGAGGTGGTTCCCCGGAGGTCGAATTCCACCTACCTGGTGATGCCGCTGCTCACCGAGTATCAGCCTCCCAAGCACGTGCCGGAGGCGCCGACAGTGAAACTGCCGCCGGCGCCGCGGGCGCCCGAGACATTCGCGCGCCTGCAACCTCCGCCTTTGCCCCGACGGGTGGAGCGCGAGGTCGAGCCTCCCAAAATCGCGCCGGCGAAGTTCGACCCGAAGATCGTGCCGCCGGTCGCGGTCCAACCCAAACCGGTACGTGAGGTCAAGACCGGCCTCCTGAGCCAGGGAAGTTCTGCTCCGCCGACCGTGAAGGCGCCGGTGAGCAAAGTGCAGACCGGCGGCTTCGGAGATGAGAACGGCGTGAATGGCGAGGGCCGCCGTGATGCCCGGCTGGTGGTGGCCCATCTGGGCTCCCCGGACCTGCCCTTCGGTGGGCGCGGGTACGGCAACGGATCGGGGGACGCGCGCGGCGTCCGCGGCACGGTCGCTAGCGCCGGATTCGGTAACGGAGTGGCCACCAGCGTGACCGGTGGCAATGCGCGCCAGGTCCAGGCCGGAGGATTCGGGGACGGAGCAGCGGTCGGCTCCGCACCGGCGCGCCGCATGCAGCGCGAGGCCGGCGACGTCAAGCCGGTCGAGATCATCTCCAAGCCCCGCCCGGTCTATACCGCCGAGGCGCGGCAGTTGAAGATCGAGGGGGAAGTCCTGCTCGATGTCACTTTCGGGGCTGACGGCACGCTGCGCGTCCAACGTGTGGACCGCGGTCTGGGACACGGTCTGGATGAGGCGGCCATCCGCGCCGCCCAACAGATCCGCTTCCGCCCGGCCCGGCGCGATGGACAGCCCTTCGACACCGTGGCCGTCCTGCACATTGTCTTTGAACTGGCATATTGA
- a CDS encoding M48 family metalloprotease has product MKKATLLLSTLLLASMALAESPAVTEEQAIDRFIAREQLLVQNLHNFSPLVETYIQHMRPDAELGSVPEKDEYFLGRMQLTNVVRQESYSGTRGRPRRFLDAITGMFTLRFAPEGFDGLVLVDGEHFDRAHYDFRFVRREFLGDIRTLVYDVTPKKGMKSGFLGRIWVEDQEFNIVRFNGTHQNAGMFQYQFHFDSWRQNVRPGLWLPTVVYNEESGMKVGMFRTLRFKSQTRLWGYDPHFNGLDSELTSIKVESKTGAQDHSQTADEYSPLLSQRMFEGEAEQNLVERLERAGLIAPKGEVDKVLDTVVNNLEITNNLDIQPEVRCRVLLTSPLESFTVGHTIVLSRGLIDTLPDEASLAAVLARELAHITLGHRLDTKYSFADRTLFADAKTFQSVSLRRTEPEEVAADTKAIALLKNSPYSAKMGNAGLFLRQLQARAGSLPSLTTPRIGNPMIQGERVVMSELASSAPQLEMQRTEQVAALPLGARVKLDPWSNSIELLKARPVPVLSAREKMPFEVTPLRPYLKRLSGDAAAPETAADATPQTAAADSVGTPTSQAAPATDTNRRMNIVHITDSKQP; this is encoded by the coding sequence ATGAAGAAAGCAACGCTGCTCCTGAGCACCCTTTTGCTGGCTTCGATGGCGCTGGCGGAATCGCCTGCGGTCACGGAAGAACAGGCCATCGACCGCTTCATCGCGCGCGAACAATTGCTGGTGCAGAACCTGCATAACTTCTCCCCGCTGGTCGAGACCTACATCCAGCACATGCGGCCGGACGCCGAGCTGGGTTCGGTGCCGGAGAAGGACGAGTACTTCCTGGGGCGCATGCAACTGACCAATGTCGTCCGTCAGGAGAGCTATAGCGGGACCCGGGGCCGCCCGCGCAGGTTCCTGGACGCCATCACCGGCATGTTCACGCTCCGCTTCGCGCCCGAAGGGTTTGACGGGCTCGTTCTGGTGGACGGGGAGCACTTCGACCGCGCCCATTACGATTTCCGCTTCGTCCGGCGGGAGTTCCTGGGAGACATCCGCACCCTGGTCTATGACGTGACCCCCAAGAAAGGGATGAAGTCGGGTTTCCTGGGACGCATCTGGGTGGAGGACCAGGAATTCAACATCGTTCGCTTCAACGGCACCCACCAGAACGCGGGCATGTTCCAGTACCAGTTCCATTTCGACAGCTGGCGGCAGAACGTCCGGCCGGGCTTGTGGCTGCCGACCGTGGTGTACAACGAAGAATCGGGCATGAAGGTGGGGATGTTCCGCACTCTGCGCTTCAAGTCGCAGACCCGGCTCTGGGGCTACGATCCGCACTTCAACGGACTGGATTCCGAGCTGACCTCGATCAAAGTGGAGTCCAAGACCGGGGCCCAGGACCACAGCCAGACCGCCGACGAGTATTCGCCGCTTCTCAGCCAGCGCATGTTCGAAGGCGAGGCCGAGCAGAACCTGGTGGAGCGCCTGGAGCGCGCCGGCCTGATCGCCCCCAAGGGCGAAGTGGACAAGGTCCTCGACACCGTGGTCAACAACCTGGAGATCACCAACAACCTCGATATCCAGCCCGAAGTACGCTGCCGGGTGCTGCTGACCTCGCCGCTGGAATCCTTCACCGTGGGCCACACCATCGTGCTCAGCCGCGGCCTGATCGACACCCTGCCTGACGAAGCCAGCCTGGCGGCGGTGCTGGCGCGCGAGCTGGCGCACATCACGCTCGGGCATCGACTCGACACCAAGTACTCCTTCGCCGATCGCACATTGTTCGCTGACGCCAAGACCTTCCAGTCGGTCAGCCTGCGCCGTACCGAACCCGAGGAAGTCGCGGCCGACACCAAGGCGATCGCCTTGCTCAAGAACTCGCCTTACTCCGCCAAGATGGGGAACGCAGGCTTGTTCCTGCGCCAACTGCAGGCCCGCGCCGGTTCGCTGCCCAGCCTGACCACGCCACGCATCGGGAACCCGATGATCCAGGGCGAGCGGGTCGTAATGTCGGAACTGGCCAGCAGCGCGCCGCAGCTGGAGATGCAGCGCACCGAGCAAGTGGCCGCCCTGCCGCTGGGCGCGCGAGTGAAGCTGGACCCCTGGAGCAACTCCATCGAGCTGCTGAAAGCGCGACCGGTACCTGTGCTCTCGGCGCGGGAGAAGATGCCTTTCGAGGTCACACCGCTGCGGCCTTACCTGAAACGCCTGTCGGGCGACGCCGCCGCTCCGGAGACCGCCGCAGATGCGACCCCGCAGACCGCCGCCGCGGATTCCGTCGGCACGCCGACTTCCCAGGCCGCGCCAGCAACCGATACCAACCGCCGCATGAACATCGTCCACATCACCGACTCGAAGCAGCCCTGA